The genomic DNA aaaaaaagcaacaataaTCGTTTCCATTACCTCATTAAAGTACTTCTACCATCGAAATTCATCACCAAAAAGCATTTCTTATGACTGCTAAAATGGCTTCAAAAATATGTCGAGCGAGGTATCCTTTACTCGCGGTTTGTTGCGAGGTAACGCCACGGGAAAAACTGATCGGTTTTCCCGGGCGAATCGAAAGGCGCAGTCAAACACACGATAAAGACCAACTTTGTACACCTTTAACGCGCTTCAAAAGTGCAGTAAATCCAACTTTTCGTCCCGTGCACCAGATATTTTTAGTCAACACGTATCTTTTCCTCGAAAATTAACGATCAAGCGCGTTCTATGTACGACTCGAATTccgacaaaaaaataaaacctctcTTGCGCGAGGAATAATAAAACGCTTCAAATTTAGTGTTAAATATAACCTTTTACCAAACCAAAAGTTTATCATATCATATATTAAAAGCCTGGACATTGGAATTTGTTACGTTCTAcaataaaatgtcatttattattattttctacaaaattaatgatataGTTGCAACTTCTTTTTGGCTAGAAAAGGGTGTATAAACATTAAAGTAGAGTCTCTGAAATGCCGGCACTGTTATCAAGACCACTATgcacaaacaagaaaatatcTGATTGTagaataatatttattttagactGCATTCGTTCTGTGGACCAGAATGATATGAACTTCAGCTTCCCTGACCTTTCGGAGAAAAATTGCGCGCTTGAATCATTGAGCCAAAATAGAAAGAGATTCTTGAAGAGTTTTGCTACGACGCTATCAAGATTCACTTACACTTAGCTTTGATTCTTCTGAGTCCTGAGATTTGCAAAACTTCAGCTCTTCTCAACTGGCTTGGGTGCTTGCCAAGGATGCTCTTAAAAGCCTGTTCTTTGTCCTAAAATTTATCCTGTGTGTCTATCAGTATTTCGTTATTTTTGCGTCAAGAATGAAAGCAGAATTGTCAATATTACGGAAAAGCTGTCTGATATGCTTGGTACATTAAACTGTCTTCCTTTACGAACAATTTCTGCCTCGGAGCCTGTTTAAGTCATTGACaggcaggggcgtagctaggggaaGGGTTTGGGCCGAGATCCTGGAGAGCATGTCCTTAGTGAATTAGGTTGGCAAGGCTTACACTAGGTTTTCTCCACGTCGCTGCGTCAGTTTCAGTAGAAATCCTAAAGATCAGACCGGAAACAATTCTCACTGAACATAGATAAAAGCAAGTATACTTCAGTCTTACTTGAGAGGCATTTCTCGTCCGGTAACACTGCAGTTCCTGTGACCAGACTTCATGCATTAGGCAGTAATGTTATCATAGACAGGTAATTTTTCTTAGAGGGATAAATTGtgtatacagtcgactctcgataattcgaacctttaagggaaatagaaaaaagttcgagttatggGAGTTCGaattatcgagggtaaaattatgtaaaaaacgacctgaagggaaatgaaaattgcttcgagttagcgggaggttcgagttatagagggttcgagttaccgggagtcgaTTGTAGTTTCTTTGTGAGGCCCCTGCGTGTGGTTCTGTAGCTTCTAGTTACATTGCAATTCTAGTACTTTAGACACTACTGCAGACATGTATAAATTCATTGATAAAATGTCAAATAGCAATGGCTTACAAGGGCTGCCTCTTTTTGGTAACTTATTGGGTCTAAGAGCCGCATGTTTACAATTTGGGCAATCACCTTGTAATCACAATCAAGAACGTCACGTAAatcccaggggcggatctagggggagggtgcagggggtgcgcacccctccctgagatgacctgcggttttctaatacaactggtattctgcaaaaaaaaaaagaactatgtggtttattggtgttgaagtagagcaagagacgagtgcaccccctcctaaaaaaaatcctggatccgcccctgcatccTACCTTTTGGCTAGCTTGCACTGAGTATAGACTAGCCCCTTATTCtcctagtctccttcgcagccgttattagggtcgtcactcgtcacgcaacgctcctccccaggagcgttgcgtgacgagtgacgaccctaataacggctgcgaaggagactattATTCTCCCTGCATGTGATTTAAGACTAGGTTTAACATACATAACGCCACAAAGTTCACTACCCTCAGTACCTTTCTCTTACTCTTTACCTCGACGGGAATAATCCAGGTAAGCCCCTCTGTACTGCCCTTTTAAGTTTTGCTCCAGCATACTTAGGTTACGATCGGTACGTACACAATAACATCTGTGTTCTTGCCTGCAATGATCCTCTACTTTACAGATGCGGGTAGAATTAAACAGAGGATTCTTTTTTatgtagaaaatttataatcaCCTTTGCAGCTGTCTTTGGTTCGAGCGCCCTGTTCATCGAACAATTGCTTGCACTTGCTCAGTGTCGGCTCCAGGGCATGGCAGAAATTCCTTTCCTTATTAAGTTTAGGCAGATTCTCCTGGGGAAAATTGATCAATATTTCTtcgaaaaagaatgcttttgtTCGAGTTTTCACTCTGACTATCGgccatttttaaaaagtccgggaaaTCGGGTAGTGCCAGGCTCTCGCGCGGTATGAAATAAGGCAATAGTACCAGTTTAGGATCCAGTTGGTGTAGCGATACATGGAGTATTCTCTTGATTATCATTATTGGTTTTGGCCAACAGTATGATGTTCAGGCTTTTCCTTCATGATCATAACTTATAACAGGCAAAACTGGTCCTACCAATGTTTAGGAGGGAAGTCCTATCATTATATCGTCGAATTTTCCGATTAGCTCGGCAATGGCAAGCTACGACAGCAGCAGACACTGAGGTAGAGAGACAGTATATTCGCGACGAAGCGCGAAAGTTGTTCCGTGGAAAAAAGGACGTGAGTATTATATCTGGAAGATATTCAGATCTCCTTCTAAGGAAGAAACTTAAATCCCACGCTGGTGAATTGAGTAAGAAGTTGTTCCAGCTAATTGTCACACGAATGCAGATAAAACATGTCATGACAAAGTCGCAGAGGAGTTAGTTCAGTGCTTTAGGtcgtatcgaaacgacttgtaCAGAAACAAATTTGTATCAAAATGACTGTTTCTCACCCCATCCCAGCCTGTTGCCCATAGTTGACAACCCTTTGTGTTAATGCCAAGATCTGTTTTTAAGTTTCAGTTCCGTTCCTAATCTTCTTACTGTTTTATAACATCCCAtatatcattgtcatcatcattatcaaatcATTGTCAtcaccgtcatcatcatcatcatcatcatcatcatctattTTGGCGTTGCTTGGCCAAAGATACTACAGTCCTCCATGCAGGTTCTAAGTTGCGGCCATATCCTTCAACATAAGCATTGATAATCCCTTCTGTTCATTTTCTTTCCGTTGGGTTCTTATTTATCAGCAACATTTTATAGCTAAACCATGTAtactggtgtagtagctatgcACCTGTTTATGggcctggccccggttgttcaaacgttggatagcgctatccactggataaatcactatccaccagataagTATTTGGAAAAACGGATTGTGTTactccactggatagagatttatccggtggatagcactatccacatTTTGAACAACTCAGGCCTGGCCTATAAGCAGTAATGATCTGGGTAACTCAACAAAGTCAGTGCAAGCTAGACGATATTGCCCAAATGCACATTCACTACGTGTAATATACATCTCTGTTAAAATATTACAGATAACTGACCCAGAGGAGATTAAGATGCACATTCATGAAGCAAATGCTCGAGTTGAGATTGGTATGTGCTGAAATTTTAATTATCAGTAGCTGTAGCGCTACATACTTAACCCTTAAAAAAGGTGCAATTGTGAAGATCACTTTTACATAAGATTTATACTGAAGAAAATGCTCTCAAGCTGAATGAATCCATGGGCTTCTGATGGTACCTGGAAGTCAACTCAGCTATTTATCTATTTGCGGTGCCTTTGACTGAGTTAATTTGACATAGGGTATAGAGTTTCTTGACTGAGCTGCTTGTAACTCCATTAAGTGGCCACCCTCAGGGCACTGGCAAATGGTCATTTAATAATGGGGGTTTAAATTCACTCAATAGTAGTTcgtcataaattagcataaCATGAGCAAAATCTTTGGCAGAAATATCACcgttattttgaaacaaacatgcGACAGGAGcagcattactggtccacaatcgCATATATGCCAacaactctcccggataatctGGGAGTCTACCAGATATATGGTACTGATCTTCCGCTCTCCCATATGGGTCACCAAGTCTCCTGGATAAAAATGGACTTTTGAGCTTTCctgtgctttagtttgaaatttagcccattttGTATCTCAAAATCTggactttttttatttataatttgtATGGTTCCTgggacattttgaaataaatCCAAACTAAATGTATCAGGTGCTTgatggctgcttaatagaggtgacaacaaTTGGAGAACTCTTATTGGGATGGCCAAAAGGTGCCCATGGCCGCTTAGTACAGGTTTAAgttcccattgttttctaataTTTTGGGACTTTGATCACTGGCCGTTTAAtagagggtggccgcttaatggaagGTGAACTGTAACACTGAACAGTAATGATTGTTGatataatttttatattttcctgTAGCCCTTCACTATGGATCTCCTTACCCAAGACTGGTAAGCCTTTGTGTAAAGAatgtattaatattattataaaattatgttattaaaaaattattaacaaaaacctatgaaatgaaaattaatacTTCGTATTCCAAAATGGTGGCAATTAAAGTTATTCTTCAGTTTTCATGATAATTGCCTCATTTTAAGGTATGTTAAAGTTCTTTTAAATTCTTCAGATACAAAGGGCTTGTTAacgtaatacaaaagaaaagcaatacTGTCACCATTGTGGAATAAAGCTTACACAGGGTATGTTTGCTTTCATTTaatgtgcaattttttttatttttgccagaTCCACATGCCTCCTACAGCAGTCcccaaaacaaacagaaaacaaagaaaagctcAAGAACGCCTAAGAAAGCAAGCAAAACCAATTTACATGCTCTCTGATGAGGATGTTGATAAGTGAAAGATTTCCAGGAAGTGCATAATTTAAttctaaaacagttaaaagaaacttcttttGCAAGTAACAGACTGTTGTAACAGTGTTCAGGATCATGTTCATAATGGTATCTGCACTGCTCAGTCTTGATCAAGGCTCAAGAAAATGAGAATATCAAAATGAAGGATCTATTAGAGGCATTTCCGGCTGCTCGTTTGTGAGAGTATGTTAATCGCAGAGAACTGGAAAAGGCAAATCATTTTGAGTAGTATTTAGTAGGATCGATCCAGGCGGATAAAGTCTCAAGACAGGCCTGCTAAAAACTATATGAATGTGACTTGTGGCCCATTTACCAAGTCCTTTTGAggtcaaaatttggaattttaGCATTGGCTCAAGATTTCTGAAAAATACAGAGGCAAGATGGCAGCCAGGGGTCATTACAGATTTTCTCAATGGTATTCCATAATTCATTGtggctttataaagtcaaaGCAAATGATGATACTTAGGTTTGGTGCCTAAAACTGGCAAACTAAGTTTTGAATCGACATCGCAATTTTTGTTCTTCAATTTTTGCTCTACAATTAATATAATCCATATAATTGGGGATGGAGGATATCAGAGTTGGTTTTGATTAGTGGAGACTGGCCTAAAGACTCTATTTTTCACTCTCTATTTTTGCAAACTCTATTTTCAGTCATGCAGATGGCAAAAATGCATGCAACGCCCATGGGAGTGAGCAGCAGTGCTGGATCCAGACCTAGAGATAAGGATGTGGGGgcctggtcatccagacccttagataaaggggggggggaACGGTCTCCATTTTTCGGCCCTTCAGGCCttattttggtttaaaaataaggGGTGGCCTGGGGCCCCCGtgtccctcccccctcccctggatccaccactgagCAGTAAGGTGGCCCAATAACGACATAGCAATTTTGTTCCTTTCTGGTAAAATTTTGATACTTACCgccttttttctcatttttttcttttcaattcttttgtttataattgtattcttttgtcaggggcagatccaggggtGCACCAAATATAGGGAATGACTGGTgacgtaaacaaattttaatacaGATTACGTGCAGTTGTATTAGAGAgctgcaggtcatctcaggggcaGAGGGTTCACACCctctgcaccctccccctagatccgcctctgtttttttatttcatttctctttAATTCtctgttttgttacatttttttcttttttgtttctatcACCCTTCTTTCTTTTGTATTTAAACAATTATATGTTTtggtacatttttttcttttttgtttatatcaCCCATCCTTTTTTTGTATCTTAACAATTTATAtgacacagtttttttttttaaatctgcaaataaaataattaaaaaacatgCTGAGGCCGATAACGCCATAGACCACAATACATTGCAAGTAATGAGTGATATTCCATAAGCCCCCACGGCCGACAGAGAGCGTTCAAGATGGTTACAGGATAGGAAATTCGGACTGGGAGAAGGATTTTGAACCTTAGAGAAAGATCTCTAAAGAGCAGGTTTAGCTGTAACCAggtgaaaatcaaagtgaaatttaaaataCTATTTTGAACAAACTTGAAGCCATAAAGGAGAAAGTGGAAATACTCATTACTGGCGACAGTCGTCAGCAAAGAGGTGGTTCAAGGTCGAAAGGAGTGGAGAAAAATCACGCACCAATCAACTCCATATTGGAAAGCGTAGTTCCATCCGATATTGCCTTAGACCAGTTGGGTGGGATATCAAATCTGACAAATGAGGCTTTATCAGAACTTAAGAAAAAGGAGGTACAGGCTAAAGTCGGTGCATCCCATTTCGCGGATTTTCTTTTGAACAAGTCAAGTACAAAGGACTTGAGAGTGGGGAGAAGTTTAAAGAGACTGTGCAGAAACCAGCACTGGCTAAAAATTTAGTATTCATGTGACAACCAAATGAAAAGAGGTTGAACAGATTcaatgagtatggggctctgtcccgcGCACGCTCCGCGTGAATGAGAGCCTCGCTACAAGAAGTGGCCTCTTACCACTTCAGTTCTAGCTGGAAAGCACGTGCGCCAGTCATCTTTATCCCCCCCTTTTCGAAGATGTCTGGGCCATTTCCAGTTATTTTAAGTAGGTAGTACTCTTCCCCAGGATCACCAGCAGCAATAGCTACAAATGTATTCTTAATCAGGAACTCCTTTATCGAAGATAGATTCTCTGCTGACTACAGTTTCTGATCTTGTCGCTCTGTTGCGTGTCAGTCGCTGTTGACTTTCAGTCTCTAGTTGTACTGTCCGCCAAGCAGAAACATAATTGGCATTCTCACACACTTTGTAGTGCTTATTGATGCATGCAGTTTTCGTAACAAGACAATAGGCGTGTCTATatatagcctccccgcagacgtcctttggggttcgtttgtcacgcattcatttctcccccacgatccgtgggggagaaatgaatgcgtgacaaacgaaaccccaaaggacgtctgccgGCAGGGTGGCTAGTCTGTATATTCAACGAATTTTGTCCAGAAAGAACACTTTCCGTTTGACTTCTTTGAGGTACCGTCCTCGACGATTTCTACTGAATTTGTCGACGTAGAAAAAAACATGCGCGTGGCAGCATGAATGATAGGGAGTCCTCAAGTTATTTCCAGCAAAATTATAAAGGTCTGCCGCCTTTTGGATAACTTCCTGCCCCTTGATAACTGCCACTGATGTCTGCCTTGTGTTTagggcttgtttacatggagtgggggacctcggtctagtggggttggtttcttttgttttcacgctctgggggacacaaaacaaaagaaacctaccccactagaccggggtcccccagacccccactccatgtaaacagggtcttaaatTAGCCCCTGCGCCATCTgcgcctacggcctcgacggataacaccctcctcgatctgcataattcttcataagatactcagcctcattaattaattgttaaatgtttGCTTTTACGGTTTACTACACGCTGCTGTAATTTGAAAAGCATCGCGATTAAACCACTTAAATACTTTAATTCGACCTGTGCTTTCCTAATAGCGGAAAAATTGAATATATGTATCTGAAATCAGTCGAGTCTAcacttagcctcccacgcagacgttttgtcgggcaggaacgcgtgatgAACCCTTAAgaatgtctgcgtgggaggctagtctACACTGTAATTGAACACATAGCCCACTAAGCTAGCCTACAAGACCTGAAACTGATTGACACGAAGTCTTTATGGGACTCTCTCCTCCACTTGCTATTTTTCCATTATTGCTATACAGTAGGAGACTCTGGGGAGAAGAGAGTTTATGGGATGATTGATCCAATAAGCTTACGTTTACGTTCGGGAAGCTACGTTGGCTCGTATTGGgacaaaacacttcccagaatccaaaagcACGTCCCAGAATCAGGAGCTGGCTCTTGCCAGAATCCAGAACACATCCTAGAATCTAAGAACACattccagaatccaaaaacacttcccacaATCCGAAACACGTCCCAGAATCCCACGATTCTGGGACgcgtttttggattctgggataTGTTTTGGATTCTAGGAAGTATTAAAATACGAGCCACCGTAGGAAGCGCCTCCAGACACGCCCCACGACGCCATCATCTCGCTTTTCACCGGAGGCGAGGCAGCTAAGGTGTATAATTAACCCGACCACATATCAAACATCTTCCCACACATCATAATTCGGTCATTGTTTACGAGAATGAGGTAACGAGATTGCAAGACATTAGCTTTCAGTGAGTTATAAATTCTTATTTGAGTAGCCATGATATTGAAGGAGTACAGGATTTGTATGCCTATGACAGTGGAAGAGGTGAGAGAAAAGTTTGATTGATAATATGGCTAAATGTAATCAAATAGCTTTGACAACTGTTCTTCATCTCGAGTGTACCGGCGCGCAGatagggaaaaataaaaataaaaaagattgtaTGCACGAAGATCTCAACTCGAAAGAAactaaatttaaagaaaaaacgttgcattaaccGTCATCTCCTTAATTCGTTGGCAAGATGAAAGCTCTGTCTTCTAACATTTCGACTTAAAAGACTGTGATTCAAGATTCAAAGGTCGTCGACGTAACCGATTTTGCTTTAGGTCGATCCATGTCGCCTGGTAAGTTATGGATGTGGGATCACCTTAAAAAATGCTGAAGAGAAAACGTGGATAATTTAAAAAGTATGTGAATGTAAACTAGGTGGTTTGGTTGTTATTCTGGCATAAACTTTGCTTTTAAACAGTGCAGTGACCAACAACTTGCATTTTGCTGCTGATGTTTCTCGGAAATTTCTTAAGCTTAACTAGCTAAGCTTATTTGTGCCTTGAGTAAATTAAAATACTCAAACAATATCGATCAAAGTGAATCATTCAGTCAGATTAAAGAGATGTGTAAATTCGATGAAAGAGATGCTTTTTATACTTTTGTTCGTTGTACTTTTGTAATTCCAGTACTTAAAGCTGGGCGCACAGATTGGAAAACACTAAAAAGATCATTTCTAACATATAAAACACATCATGAATGTCCTGTTTTTAAACTTGTAAACTCAATACAAAGCGCTCTAAAAATAGGTGTATCACTtgtatttcacttttattttattcaatgGGGCATTGATTAGATTGAAATCAAATCTTGATACAATAAATTGTGTTAAATTATCACAAATAATGCGCTGAAACGTTTCGAGGGTATCGCAGATCGATTTAATTTACGTTGCATGTTAAACTTTAAAATTCACTCCAATTCTGTTAAAAGGCCCAATATCCCCTTGAAGAAAGAGGGCGCTTTAAATTTATAATATCTAAGATTTCGTGACAGCTGACCTACAGCTCACTctttaaattattaaattattcaCAAATTTTTTGGACTGCATTAATTATGATATGCATTGAATTTTTGTGTGAATATCATGTGAGAAATATAAGGGAACATTTGTTATTTAAAGCCTGGTGGGTGCAGTAATGTTATTACAAAGCctgcaattaaaaataaaatttccttttgGAATCCCTGAATTGATTCCCCCAGATTAAACTATGTCCCAGTAAAAAATtatctctcccccccccccccccccccaccacccctaCTAAACTTACCATTTTTGCATGCAAACACAAATGTTATGGGGCTTCGttgttcattttcttggccataAAAATAGTCTATTTGCTTTTGCAGGTGGTTTGTCTTTAAATaaactattgattttttaaatggagccctgtattgtttttgctttttctgttttttaaaggagctgtggtacgaaattcagccaaattaggaaattacaaaatgcccattaaattaagagaaacataaaaataacggcttaaaactttaaaggaaggttaaaatgacataacagaaacaacagatgccatggatgggcaaaactgaagaagattgtcATAGAcagaaacggattgaaattagggtttttgaaaactgttcagcctaacagtttttcaaagttgatccctgctgcttgcaacttcaaaactAATGCTCAGAAGACATAATTGTTTGTCTTGGATCTCTACGTTTGTCATTTTgtcaatttctttgcttactttaagttccgtAGAGATTGAGGGCGagaaattggcaaaattaaataaaatgaactggactgccgtgacacagcccctttaacctTGCGAGGTAAAAGGTCCTTTAGTCTGGATGAATTGtgaattattattgttattattgttgttgttgttgttgttgttgttgtttcatctcaTTTGCTTTTAAATGTCCTTAACACATCATATTTGAATTTTCATTATACTTGTGTTGTATTTTGTAGCCAAGTTACTTTGACAATGGCCGATTCCACCTTCTATCTCTTCTTACCCTTAACTACCCCCTGTTTGGTGTGAAAGTAAAATCCACACActcatttaattaatttgtgAGTCTGGTAGaagttttttgtgtgttttagCTTTGATGAGAGGTTTTAAGCAACTGTAATAAGTATTGTTAAGGTTGCTGAAATCCTAAGATCAATGTTGGCCAAGTATCTAACCGGTTGCGTACCTGTCCGGAGAGCATTGTTGTTCTTTAAAGTTGGTTAAGTAACTTCTAAAACTGTAGATGAATGACAACTGCACAGAACTTACACAAGCATTATACAAGTATTTTGATTCAAtttttgttcatattttagtatCACATAGGACAGCTATTTATGATAAGCAAACACAGTCATGAGCAGAGTGAACAAGGTGAGGGAGTCCACGTGGTAAAAAACGAACCGCAAGAAGATGAAACACATGGCCTTGGACAGTACACAGAAAAACGGGTTTATTTATCAAGGTGAGTTTGTTTCAGAAGTTTGTGCATTGTTGCATGAATTTTATTCTTCTAAACCCTGGGTTCGATTTTCATCTGTGATTGTGTTTTGATGGTCATGTGCAAATTTAAGCAAGCACCAATGACTGTCTCTTACCAAACTAAGAGGATACTTGTATAAGTGGCTATATATACAGTCAGTCTAAGAGTGATGTCCCTCTTATAGCCAATCAACTAAAGAGAGTAAAGTAAGGGAGGGACCAACTGCAAGTGTCTGTTTTACCAAGGTGTCCGTCTTCTTAGAGGTGTCTGTTATGAGTGTCCATCCGTCTTCTTAGAGGTGTCCATTATGAGAGAGTCCACAGTATATATCATATCTGCTTGCAGAAATCCAAGAATTAGATGGCGTCTAGTGACACattttctttgtgaaaaataattttgacaaaaaaaacttgCTGAGAGTCTTAAGCTTTCCAggttgtaaaaaaagaaaatcttactCTTATTATCTTTTCACAGCCGTCTTCCTGCATGGATTCGCTCCTACATTCCGAAACTATTTTATATAGAAGAAAAAGCATGGAATTTTTACCCATACACAGAAACAGGTAAATGCAATTTTAGTCAGAGATTGTTCGGTAAAATCTTTGCATTCTTAAATATAATAGACAGTGGTAATGTATACTTAACAGTAATAATTAGAGATAGAAATTTTCTATCACTAATTATTACTGTTAAGTATACATTACCACTGTCTATTTTTTTAGGGCACATTCAAATGATcatattccggaataagaaCCACTTTAATGAACATGATTACATACAAATGTACATCGGAATATCttatttcaagcagatttgTTAGTATTGCAATGCAATACTTGCCAAAACAAGTGATTTCCAGGTTTTATTCCATTTATTCTCCTGCATTTCGAGAATATGGTCTATCGGAAACCACAAGACAGTGTTTCATCTCATATCATACACTGAATAAGGAGTGAAAATACAACCTGCACATTGGGCATATATTATTGTTTCATAAACTTTGATTCAATGTGTTTGGCATTCCGATGAAACACTGTGTTGAGTGTTTGTTATAAGTgctcaaaaaaattattttgtataaGAAATTAAGGATACAAAAACAAGGAGGTTTTCATCAAAGAACATGCCATGATTTCCTTATTAATGATTTTGAGAGCAAAGCATTCAATATTTTTACCTTGTAAATTTAATTTGAAACCCAGGTTTCTCACCATTTCACCATTCATAATTGTGCTACATGCCTTGCACATGTAAACTCACCAAAAATTCAGATTCAGAGGTTTTAATTTGTCGTAAAATGTTTTACGGTGTGGGTTGGGTTTGAAATTAAAACTATTTGTATGGCCAGGGGTGATTATTATGattaataattgtttattatttctttttctatacCATCATCCATTCCTGTGCAGAATACTGTGTGAGTACTTACTTATAAAACCATTCATTCATTATCAACCTCTTAAGAACATTACTTTACTTGTAAATTCAATAATGATATTGCCATCAGGCAATGCTAATTTGGCAGGCAAAAGGATGGAGTAATATATATTAAATATTTGCTTTACTATGACTGATGATCATAAGTTAGGAAAATCTGACTGCATGAACATACATGTGATTATTGATTATGAAATCTTAACCTATTTCTATCAGTGCCTTGGCTG from Porites lutea chromosome 6, jaPorLute2.1, whole genome shotgun sequence includes the following:
- the LOC140941286 gene encoding LYR motif-containing protein 1-like; translated protein: MFRREVLSLYRRIFRLARQWQATTAADTEVERQYIRDEARKLFRGKKDITDPEEIKMHIHEANARVEIALHYGSPYPRLIHMPPTAVPKTNRKQRKAQERLRKQAKPIYMLSDEDVDK